A window of the Dioscorea cayenensis subsp. rotundata cultivar TDr96_F1 chromosome 14, TDr96_F1_v2_PseudoChromosome.rev07_lg8_w22 25.fasta, whole genome shotgun sequence genome harbors these coding sequences:
- the LOC120275822 gene encoding lysine histidine transporter 1-like encodes MGTEVSPNETYNSDSQRKEKTIDEWLPITSSRNAKWWYSAFHNVTAMVGAGVLSLPYAMSELGWGPGITILILSWIITLYTLWQMVEMHEMVPGKRFDRYHELGQHAFGEKLGLWIVVPQQLIVEVGTNIIYMVTGGKSLKKFHDVVCPDCKNIKLTYFIMIFASVHFVLSQLPNFNSISGVSLAAAVMSLSYSTIAWGASVDKGKQPGVEYGYRASSTAGTVFNFFSALGAVAFAYAGHNVVLEIQANIPSTPEKPSKKPMWRGVVVAYIIVAICYFPVAFVGYWAFGNSVSDDVLITLEKPRWLIAMANMMVVIHVIGGYQIYAMPVFDMMETILVKKLHFTPSLTLRLIARSLYVAFTMFMGITFPFFSELLGFFGGFAFAPTTYFLPCVMWLAIYKPRRGSLSWISNWICIILGLCLMILSPIGGLRQIIIKAKTYTFYS; translated from the exons ATGGGGACAGAAGTGTCTCCAAATGAAACTTATAACAGTGATAGCCag AGGAAGGAGAAGACGATAGACGAGTGGTTGCCGATAACATCATCGAGAAATGCAAAATGGTGGTACTCCGCCTTCCACAACGTCACGGCCATGGTCGGAGCCGGCGTGCTCAGCCTACCTTACGCTATGTCCGAACTCGGATG GGGTCCTGGCATAACCATACTAATCCTGTCATGGATCATCACACTCTACACACTATGGCAAATGGTCGAGATGCACGAAATGGTACCTGGAAAACGTTTCGACCGATATCATGAACTTGGACAACATGCATTTGGCGAGAAACTTGGCCTCTGGATCGTTGTCCCACAACAGCTAATCGTCGAGGTTGGAACGAACATTATCTACATGGTTACCGGCGGAAAATCTTTGAAGAAGTTCCATGATGTTGTTTGCCCAGACTGCAAGAATATCAAGCTCACATACTTCATCATGATCTTCGCCTCTGTGCATTTCGTACTTTCTCAGCTCCCCAACTTCAACTCCATCTCTGGAGTTTCCTTAGCAGCTGCAGTTATGTCTCTCag TTACTCAACCATAGCATGGGGAGCATCTGTGGACAAAGGAAAGCAACCGGGAGTTGAATATGGATACCGGGCATCAAGCACTGCAGGCACAGTGTTCAACTTCTTCAGTGCACTAGGAGCTGTTGCCTTTGCATATGCAGGTCACAATGTGGTCCTAGAGATCCAAGCAAACATACCGTCGACACCCGAAAAACCATCAAAGAAGCCGATGTGGAGGGGTGTTGTTGTTGCCTATATCATTGTCGCCATATGCTATTTCCCCGTCGCGTTTGTCGGGTACTGGGCGTTCGGGAATTCAGTCTCTGATGATGTCCTAATCACTCTGGAGAAACCCAGGTGGTTGATTGCCATGGCCAACATGATGGTTGTCATTCATGTCATTGGGGGCTACCAG ATATACGCTATGCCGGTTTTTGACATGATGGAAACAATACTTGTCAAGAAACTTCATTTCACACCTAGTCTAACCCTTCGACTAATTGCTCGCAGTCTATATGTTG CCTTTACAATGTTCATGGGTATAACATTCCCATTCTTCAGCGAACTTCTTGGATTCTTCGGTGGATTTGCATTTGCTCCTACAACATACTTT CTCCCCTGCGTCATGTGGCTTGCTATCTACAAACCTCGGCGGGGCAGTTTATCTTGGATTTCAAACTGG ATTTGCATCATTCTGGGACTCTGTTTGATGATTCTATCACCTATCGGAGGACTTCGCCAGATCATTATCAAGGCAAAGACTTATACGTTCTACTCATAA
- the LOC120275823 gene encoding 3-oxoacyl-[acyl-carrier-protein] reductase 4: protein MAASIAFNPSLIAAKSAPHAAPRKAVPLQSLSLGHSLTRSLCLRSILRSDGSVPASSGVRTQVATAGQAIVEETQKVEGPVVVVTGASRGIGKAVALALGKAGCKVLVNYARSSKEAEEVSKEIEASGGQALTFGGDVSKEADVEAMIKTAVDAWGTVDILINNAGITRDTLLMRMKKSQWQEVIDLNLTGVFLCTQAAAKIMMKKKKGRIINIASVVGLVGNVGQANYSAAKAGVIGLTKTVAKEYASRNINVNAIAPGFISSDMTAKLSEDIEKKILETIPLGRYGQAEEVAGLVEFLALSPAASYITGQVLTIDGGMVM from the exons ATGGCCGCCTCCATCGCCTTCAATCCTTCCCTCATTGCTGCCAAATCGGCTCCTCATGCTGCTCCCCGGAAGGCGGTGCCTCTCCAGTCTCTCTCCCTTGGGCACTCGCTGACCCGGTCCCTGTGCCTTCGTTCCATCCTCCGGTCCGATGGATCCGTTCCCGCCTCGTCTG GTGTGAGAACTCAAGTTGCAACTGCTGGGCAAGCCATTGTTGAGGAGACTCAGAAAGTTGAGGGACCAGTGGTTGTTGTCACTGGGGCCTCAAGGGGAATTGGGAAAGCTGTAGCATTGGCCCTGGGTAAAGCTGGTTGCAAG GTACTTGTGAATTACGCAAGGTCATCAAAGGAGGCTGAAGAAGTTTCCAAAGAG ATAGAGGCATCTGGAGGTCAAGCCCTTACTTTTGGTGGAGATGTCTCCAAAGAAGCCGATGTGGAGGCTATGATCAAAACT GCTGTTGATGCATGGGGAACAGTTGACATTTTGATAAACAATGCAG GAATTACGCGTGACACATTATTGATGCGGATGAAGAAATCTCAATGGCAAGAAGTAATCGACCTAAATCTTACTGGTGTCTTCCTTTGTACACAG GCTGCGGCCAAAATtatgatgaaaaagaagaag GGAAGAATCATTAACATCGCATCTGTTGTTGGTCTTGTTGGAAATGTCGGTCAAGCCAATTATAGTGCAGCAAAAGCGGGGGTGATTGGTTTGACCAAAACAGTAGCTAAAGAATATGCAAGCAGAAATATTAAT GTCAATGCTATTGCCCCTGGGTTCATATCATCTGACATGACTGCCAAGCTTTCAGAAGACATTGAGAAGAAAATCCTGGAGACCATTCCTTTAG GGAGATACGGACAAGCGGAAGAGGTTGCTGGCCTGGTGGAGTTCTTAGCCCTTAGTCCAGCTGCAAGTTACATAACTGGCCAG GTCTTAACCATTGATGGTGGGATGGTGATGTAA